The window CTCTCATCCTGGCAAACTGCATTTTTTAACACGCGTTTGGGGGTCTGTCTTGCTTCATTAGACTGCAGTGAGCCCTTGAAGACAGGCCAGTGGGGCCCGGCAGAGCTGGCACAACAGCCAACCCTTCCCGACAGGGACCGTTCCAGTCTTCATGTGTTTTCCTCACACTGCCCCTCCTAAGGTAGACTACGCtgttatccccattctacagccGAGGTAATGGAGGCACAAAGAGACAAAGTGACATACCTGAGAACATAACTAAGTGATGGGTGGATCCAGGTTTCCAACCCAGACAACCCGGCTCCAGAGCCCATTCCGCTGACCCGCCTCGGCTGTGACCCTACACCTTGTTAAATGTTTGTTCAACGAATGGGTGTGGAAAGCCCGTAAGGAGTTACTCCAAGGTAAGGAACCATCCGCTGTTGCGGCAAATATCTGACCGGGGTCTCCTGACAGATGCTGTTCTCCCTGGAGCCAGCCTGCACCAAGGCCCGGCCGTTTCTGGACACCGTCCCAAGGCCAAGCAGCTGTGGCTCTCTCCTACCTGCGTCACTCTCTTCATCGTGTGCCACATAAACACATTTTTCCCCGATGGCCAAGGGGTGGACACCTCAGAGCCCGGCCCTACTCCATGCCACCAACTCACCATGTTGGGCTCCCAGAGGGACTCGCACATCCCATACATTTGTTCGGAGCAGGTGCCGCTGACCACAAAGTCGTCAGTCACCATGGGGCAGCCGATGAGGTCCAGGGAGCAGATGAAGGGCTTGAAGGTCTTCGGGTCCAACCCGGCGATGACTGGCTCTGTGTAGTAGGGGCCAAACCTGTGCaggccaggagcagagagaaaccaGGACTCAAGAACAATCGCCTTCTTGTTCAGACCTAcccagaagacttttttttttttttaatgtttatttatttttgagagagcaagcgagcatgagtgggagaggggcagagagagagagagagagagagagagaaggagggagggagacacagaacctgaagcaggctccaggctccaagctgccagcacagagcccgacgcggggctcgaactcacaaactgtgagatcacgacccgagccaaagtcggtcgcttaaccgactgagccacccagacgcccctcaagactctaagagtcacatgctctactgactcagccagccagctGCCTCCCATAGGGCCAGCTTTGATtcacccttccccacctcctggcATCTGACAGTGCTTTAAGACTTCTTTTCCCTGACACCTGCCTTCATAGCCTCCACCCCCCCGACCCTCTCTTCCACTTCCTAGTTCTGGGAATTCTGATTTCTTCTACTCTTCCCTATCCTCACCAAAGTCCTACCACCATTCAATTCTCTATTCGTGTATCTACCTATACCTCCACTCCTTTTGAAAACGGACTTGAAGCAGTTTATAGGAaacacactaaaaaataaaaatccttaaaacaataacaagacACCCAGACTGAACACAAAGTTTTGTTCTGAGTCTCTTGGCAGACAAGGCAAAGAAAGATACTCAGGAAGCTGGGTTATTTTCGTTGTCTGCCTATAAGAAATAGGAGATCATCAGACACTTGTCCTAGACCCTGAGCTCTGAGTAGAATTAATCTCAGAAATCTATCATAAAATACTCAAAagctgggacacctggggggctcagtcagttaagcatccgacttcgggtcaggtcatgatcttgcagtttgtgagttccagcccagagcctagagcctgcttcaggttctgtgtctcactctctctctgcccctcccccattcatactgtgtctctctctctctcaaacattgaaccaaaaaaaaaaaaaaaaaaaaaaaaaaaaaaaaaaaaaaagcaaaagctaatGGCCGTTATTCTCAATAAAAATAGTAAGTAAAGatgtcttatgtttattttttttttttttttttttttttttttgggacagagagaggcagagcatgaacgggagaggggcagagagagacggagacacagaatcggaaacaggctccaggctccgagccatcagcccagagcctgacgcggggctcgaactcacggaccgcgagatcgtgacctggctgaagtcggacgcttaaccgactgcgccacccaggcgcccctcttatgtttatttttaaaaaatgtttggggcacctgggtggctcagtcggttgggcatccgacttcggctcaggtcatgatctcacggtctgtgagttcgagccccgcgtcgggctctgtgctgacagctcggagcctggagcccatttcggattctgtgtctccctctctctctgcccctcccctgttcatgctctgtctctctctgtctcaaaaataaataaacattaaaaaaaaaaaatgtttatgtatttgttttgagagagagagagagagagagagagagagcaagcaagcacgagcaggggtggggcagagagagagggaaagagagagaatcccgagcagactccccgctgacagtgcagagaccaacatcgggctagatctcacgaactgagatgatgatctgagccgaaatcaaagtcggacacttaactgactgaaccacccactcGCCCCATCTTGTCTTTATTTACCCATGGCTTATATTGGCTCTCAGTAATACCTGAGAGCATGACCTTAAATTATAGCTCCgtaagaaataattctaaaaaaaaaaaaaaaaaaggttctgtcCACTGCTCAAGTTTGCAAATCACAGAATGAGTCTATCCTGCTAGAAAATCCCTGACTTCAGGTGGGCTTGTACAGAACGCTCCCGGTTAGCTGAGAAGCTAGGACTTACCAGGTCAGCCTCAAAAatcctgtagttttctttttcttgttaaaaGATTGTTTTAAGTTACCTCTACGCCCAGCATGGGACGCggactcatgaccctaagatcaagagccacGTGCTCTaccgcctgagccagccaggtgcccccgtatttttatttccagtaaACACGATGGGgcactggctcagtcagtagagcatgtgactcttttctttcttaagtttacttactgattttaagtaatctctgtacccagcacggggcttgaactcactaccttggttgtgagttcaagccctgtgctgggtgtaAAGTTTGCTTGTTCTGCGCTGACGGTacggagtctacttgggattctttctctctctctctctctctctctctctctgcccctcccctactctctctctcaaaacaaatacataaacattctaaaaaacaaaaacaaaaacatgagccATTATTCATATACTTAAATGTGAGGTAATTTTCACAGGTGTGAAAGACATTTCCCCCATCTACaatcagtttaaaaaattgtttaggggcacctgggtggtgcaatccattgaacatccaactctcgaatctggctcaggtcatgatcccggggtcatgggatcgagcccttcattgggctctgcgctgagtatggagcctgcttaagattctccctctccccctctgccccttctccctgctctctgtaaaataaagtttaattttttttttttaacatttattcactttggagagacagagcgtgagcgggggaagggcagagagaaagggagacacagaatcccaagcaggctccaggctccgagccgtcagcacagagcctgatgcggggctcaaacccacaaaatgtgagatcatgacctgagccgaagtcgaacacttaaacAACTGGGCtcacccaggcaccacactcTAAAAAGTCATCTAAGGAGCACCTAGCTGCCTCAATCAGAGTGGcgtgctactcttgatcttggggttgtgagtttgagccccacgttaggtgtagagattacttaaatgaaaacttaagacAAAAATCATTTAAACCTTTTTCAATTCGGGATTTTGATAAACACAGTTACACGCGGCAGACAATTCACAGCTGAGGATATTAAAATACACCTAAAAAAAGGTAACCTTTCTTAcagtttttagctttttaataCTACAAAGGCAATAGTATTGATCCAGGTATGAACATGGCAATGACTCAGCTTTGAAAGCTAAAGAGTACTTCTGTACTTTCAGAAGAGTACTTCTGAACTTTCCATAAagttcaaaattatttcaaactaaatgatttaaaaagaaataaaggggggcgcctgggtggcgcagtcggttaagcgtccgacttcagccaggtcacgatctcgcggtccgtgagttcgagccccgcgtcaggctctgggctgatggctcggagcctggagcctgtttccaattctgtgtctccctctctctctgcccctcccccgttcatgctctgtctctctctgtcccaaaataaataaaaaatgttgaaaaaaaaaaaaaaaaaaaaaaaaaaaaagaaataaagggggaaaaaaaaaaagaactccactTGTCATTTTGCTACCCAGCTGTGCCCAGAGATGAGTAGAAAAGTCCctgtgggggggtgcctgggtggctcagtgggttaagcgtccgacttcggctcaggtcacgatctcacggtttgtgggttcgagccccgtgtcgggctctgtgctgccagctcggagcctggagcctgcttcggattctgtgtctccctctctctctgccgctcccctgctcgcactctgtctctctctctctcaaaaataaataaacagtaaaaaaatttaacagaaagaaaaaaagagaaaaggaaagtccCTGGGGGCTCTCCTTTGCTTCCATCCCAGCTTCTGCACTGGATTCTAGAGCTAGGCCTCTGCTTTCCTCTTCACAAAGTCTTCAAAGAAAACGGACAAAAATTCAGGTACCCAATTCCTAGGTCCTGAGACTCTAGGGCACACTTTGATGGGGTCAATTCTGCTGCCTGGAAGCAAGTTTGTCTGCTGTGTGCGATCCCTGCCTTCTTCTGAAGTAGCCCTTTCTTTCCTGGTTGGTCGTCAGGCCCACAGAAAACAGACCCATAAAACAGGGTTTTCACCCTGCAAATAAGAAataggagagggaggaggaggaatcaTCCTCCAGCCATGACCACGTGGCCACAAAGTCCCGAGCTACACTTCCACTCACCGTTTCTCATACAAGAGGTTGGCCACCATGCTCATGAGGGTGTAAGGCTTGATCTGCCGACCTTCCTTCAGCTCATACAGGTTCAGCCGGAACTTGAGGCGCTGGGCACTGTgacaggaggagaaaggagtTAGGATGTCACTCCTGAAGGTGCCCGAGTGTCCACTCTGCGGAGGGCAGGAGGTATGTAGGGAAACACACAATCGCCGCCCTTGGCAAGCAagactcctctcttcctctcccggTGATTTTCTCACCAGAAGTCCGGCCTCATGTCCACGTTTCAGACTTGCCCAACAAAGGCCACACGGCCTCCAGTGCCACAGCTCTGAGCCCAGGACAGGCCCcggcagggaggaggagcagaccAATGCCAGAAGCAAAGCTGCTGAGTGGGTCAAAGGACGCCAGAACAAAGAGCCTTAGACACAACCTGAGCTTCTCTTAcaggtcaggaaactgaggccttgcAAAATTAGCAGTTACCTCCCACAAGCCTACAAAGGCGGTGAGAAAGCctccagaagaaaaggaaacggTGTGAGGGGCGGAGAGCAAGGCTGATGGAGGGCTTTACAGTGACGGCAACCTGAAGCTGTTGCCCTGATGCCAGAAGGAAGCATTTCCAAGTCACGTGTTCTTGAGACTTCAGGTGCTTCGACGGAAACGAGAGAAAACGTTCTGACCAACTTCCACCCACATTAGTGAACTAGTCTCTTGATCTTCTAAGAACTAAGTCCAGGAACTGCTGTTCTTTGGGCCACCAGCTTCCTGCAGGACCTGTCACTTGTGACATCTTCCCTCTTGAAACCCTAGCCTGATCCTTTTCCTCCGGCCTCTCGTCTTCCCCCACCACTAAATGTACAGTTCAGCTCTCGAACGGCAGCTAATTTTTCTCCTCTATGTATTCTGTCCAAAATCTGTTCCCAGAGGTTTAAAAGATCACCGATGCCTCTCTAGCCCCGAGATACGATTTCAAGTTCCCAACTGCCCGAAAGATGTTCCTTAGGTCGCCTCGTCCCTTCAAAATTGGTGTCAAAAATCAGTCATCACCTTCCCCTAAAACTAGCCCGCCCGAATTTCTGGATTTCGGTCAACACGCTCAAATCAAAAATCATCTTTAAGACATTTCTGGATCACCTATATGCCAAGTAGTAATCTAGACACTAGTAACAGATGAAAAAGACACAGAGCCCACCCTCAGTGAATGACTCTTTGGCCTCACAATATCCAAGCAGCCACTAAGGCTGCTACACTCTCAGAaatgccttcctttcctttcccatcacTACCATCCCATTAGGACAATAACcctcatacctttttttttttttttccttttggaccAACACAATAGCTACCTCTTTCATCTCCCAGACTCCTCTTCCTCTTAAATCACAGGGCTTCTATCCACTAGATGAGGAATCTAGCAGTTAATATGCACTCATCTTGGATCAGGTATCTTTCTGTATCCCTTTCCCAACTAGACCTGAAGTTATTTAGGGACTGAGCACAAGCCCCAGGAAGACCTGCATTGAGATCCTGAGTGACATTCATCAACTTGCACCTTGGGCAAGAAACTCTAAGaccttcagttttttcatctgcaaaacggGACGGCAGCATGGTAATGTACTTAAGCGGTTTAAATGAGTCCCTGCATGTAAGGTGCTCCGTgcagagaaaataagtaaatgctgGTGAAAGTTGGCTAGGATACAATTCTTTATGGCTTACGGTGTGTCCGGCAAAGTCTCTGATTCACTGGTGCTGTTTGGTAGATGACTGATACCTGGGCCACTCAAGACACCAGGCAAGGCTAGTCCAAGAAGAGGCCTGCGTGTGGGCGGGGACCCCCGACACTTACACAGTCTGGACATCGGTGGCCAGTCCGGCCAGGCCTATGTACAGCCGATCGCCCATGGGAAAGATCTTCTGGAAGTCCGTGGTCACCATCTGGGCCTGGATCCCGAAGCGCCTGTCGGCAGCGATGGCCACACAGTTCTTCCCCTTCATGGCCATGACGGCCCCTCCGTTATAGGACATAATAGACTGCGGCAGACAGAGCGAAGGAACTCAGCGTGACGGGCCAAATGCGGCCAGAGCCCCCGGCGCAGCCCCTGATCCGAAGGCTCCTATGTGCACCGTCCTCCCCTCTGGAGGCGCCTGGACACCCCGAAGCCCAGCTGTGACATTAGCCCTGTGCAGCTGCGGGGAGCCGCCTTCGAACCCCTGGTCCTCACCGCGGTCGGCTTCCCTTCAAACGACCACCAGGCCCTCTCCGCCTCCCAAAGCTCCCGTGCCCCCTCCCCGTTCTTCAATCCCTACCCCGCGTCCCTTCTCCTCGCTCCCCATCTCACCATGACTGCGGCGTACTGGGACCTGCAATCGCCACAATTCCACTCAACCGGCTGAGGCCCCCCACTGCACAACCACTCttgctgccttttctctctccgCCCAAAGGCCGACCCTTCCGGGACATTTTGACTTCCTACTGGCTGTGCCTATCTGTCAGTCATCAGAACCGGAGTTTGGTTGAGAAGCCAAAACCGAGAATGGGAAGGCGGAAAGTGAAAAGTCACTGTTGAGTGCGGAAGAGCCTGGCGCCGCGGTGCAAGCTGGGATCGCGGCGGACCGGGACTCCCGGCTCGGAGGACCTGGGCTGGGACCTGTGTGCACGTGGGCTGGTGAAGCCCAGCATAGGGGCTGCGGTCCCAGCTGAAGGACCACGGTGTTGTGATCGCGCCGTGTGGCTCGGGTGTATTACGCTAgcttgtttcatttattctttccagAAATCCTTCCGTctcttatgtgccaggtactatgctaGGCTCTGCACATTCGCTGGCCTAGAACGGTGCCTGGTCTTTAGGAGGCGCCGATTCAGTACACAGTTAATGTTTcgagggggagggacaaagggagggcGTCGCGGATGGGCTGCGGCTGCAGGGGTTCAGGTTCAAAGGGGAGGTTTGGAGACCAAAGGTGGTTATGCTTTTTGAGACCCCCCTCCCCACGTATCCCCAAGACCCAGGTCACCCTAAAAAAAGGACGTTTCGGGCTTTTCCATCTTCTTATCTTCCCCTAAGAGCGATCCGGAGGAAGCCAGCGACTACCCCTCCCAGAACCAATAAAGGAGGGACGTAAaggtccctcctcctccctttccttgaTTGGGacctttccctttttccccagGGCCTGACTGCTTTCGCCCGATTGCAGGGTTTCCGTTGGATTCCTGCGCGGTCATAGGCTCACTCCCATTGACTCGGCTCACCGCCACGCTGGCAGTTGTCGCAGTCTCTGTGGCGCAATCGGTTAGCGCGTTCGGCTGTTAACCGAAAGGTTGGTGGTTCGAGCCCACCCAGGGACGctgcctttttttctcccccctctaCTAAAAGAAAAACCTAAGCGGTATCCTCCCAACATCTAAAATGCCAAATTCCGTTTTGAAACGGCAGATGTTTTTATCTATAGCAAGTCAGAGGGTCATTGTGATTGAAAATTCCTTGATGTTCAGTCAATGATGGGATTATTTCTCCAGCACTTTCCTCCACCGCCtacctcccaccccgcccccaggctgGATTGCAGGAAAGGCGAAGACAGAGGTTTTTGTCTCGCTGTACAATACGTTTCAGGTTGCATTTTTCGTAGGATTAAGAATGAATTTACAGTGGAGGTGGGACAGTTTTCCATTGTCTGCCTCAATCGATGTTACCCTCTCGAAATATTATGTTTGGAAGGGAAGAAAGTGGCGCCAGAGACAAAGGCAGGGAGAAATTGTGGGATGAAGCAACAGAGGTGAGATACAGAGCTGTGAGAGACAACAGAGTGGtgatacagagagacagaaaagggagatgacaggGAAATAGGTGCGGTGAGTGGAAGGAAGACACcaagaaaatggagggaaaagagaagcagTTCATATGCGAAGcctccaaaaaaggaaaacaacaacaacaaaactattttttctagaaatacagagcagtggggcagagaaggagaaatagaagcagaaactGACAAACGACATtgtcttggggagagagaaggagcgaAGGACACAGAGGCAAAGACAGTCATAAAGTCACTAGAGGAGCCACCCTCTCCTGCCTTTGTCATCATCTTCTAGGGGATCTTAATTTCACAGTAGCTCTTGGCATGTGCCAGAAATAATTAATTAGATTTCCCAGGGTTCCTGCCCTCTGGAGGCTTCTAGTCTGTGCCAGACACAGTGATTCTTCTGATGAGAAGTCGTCAGCTAGAGACCCCTGTGAGGTCGTACAACTAGCACAGAACGCAGGGGAAGCATTGGCACCTAATGGCAGCCGGAGGCACGTTCCAGGATGAAGAGCTAAGCAAAGGACTCAGGCAGTTCTCTTGGATATCTGGCTTCTCCTCAAGATTGGGCCCAAAGGACACCTCTTGTGAAAACCTTCCCCAGTGCTTACCCACCCTTACCAGGTGCTCACAGGGCTGGTGCGGGCAACCTGGAGGGATGCCCAGTGCCATGGAAGCTAATGGGACAGGCTATGTAAACCCACTGGGCCGTGAGCTCCTTGCAGGCTAAAGCCTGGCTCATCAGCTTTAGGTCTCCAGTACCTAGTACAGTATTTCACATTGGCACATGACAGGTGTTTCCTTGTCAAGAGACCAGAGAGCTTCACATGTGAGAAAGATTGGCTCTCAGAAAGTTCTCCTGATAAGTCAGAAaggccagggaggtggggactGGTTGCCCAGGATGGAAACGATTAAAACGAAGTTTTAGTGAGTAGTGGGGTGTTCATCCCTCTGTCTTGTGGTTTGCTAGTGACTGACGCTTAATAACTCTCTGAGGAAGGAGTGGATGGACCCGCCTGAGTGTGATGGGCCCCCTAGCTGCAACACTCCGGGATGAAAGGACCAAAGAAAGTGTGGATTTaccagccctcctcctcctggctgatacctgtcccccaccaccacccccctccggTACACACACTTGGAAGGTAGCCCTAGGTGCCCCTGTGGATCGTGTGTAGGATGGAGGTCTTCGGGAAGCCCCTACAGGTTTCTCTTGCCCCAGGAATCTTTTAGCAGGAAGGGAGTGACACTCCCTGCtgcactcccctccccacaaGGCAACTGGGGGACAGTAGAGGATGCGCGAGTCTTCCCTGGCAGAATTCAGGTTGCTGTCGACCCACTTGCCCTGGGGACAGTGGGTGTGTCCATGCCAAAAGCCCCCTTTCCAAGAGGGGCGGCAAACTCCTGGTATTCCCGCGTAAGGACAGGGGAGTAGGTGACCGGGCTCTCTAACCCCTCCCCGCATCTTCTCCCGCGGGTTCTCAGACCACCCCCTCTAAGAGGAAATCTCTCCCGCCCATCCTCTTCCTCTCCGCCCCCATTTGGCTGCTGTGGGCTGAAGGCTGAAGCTTCTGAGGTCACTTGGCGGCCAATGTCCGCAGGTCTCCTTGTCGCCGGCCAAAGGGTGAAGGCATTCAGTCCAGGGGGCCCGGCTTCGGGGCGGCCTGAGCTGCGAGCGCTTAAGGAAGCAGGAGGCAGGCGCTACGAAGCTTGCGGAATATTTGTCTCCTAATTTCCTAACTCGAGCCACCCACCGCCAGTGCGCTTAATGGCCCTTCTGGCCGGATAATCAAGCTCTCTGGAGGGACAGACCCGGTGACCATCTCTAATAAATCTTGAATAACGAATAAGCGAATCGACCGTCCTAATGAGGCAGGGCCCGGGTCGTCGCCGTAACGGAGTATCGATTGGCTTTCCCGGCGCCAGCCTCAGCCGCTCCTCCCTGCCTTTCCAAGCCTCCCTCTTCGTTTTCCCCTCCCAGCGGGAGCCACTGGGGACGGGAGCCCGAGCGCTGGGAGGAGCCGGGAGCGACGGTCGGAGGCGGACTGGCACCAGTCGCCTTTGCGCTCGCCCGGCTCCTCCCGCCGCCGGGGCGAGGGAGGCGCACCAACCGCGCAGAGCTCGGAGCGCCCCGGCGAAAAATGCGGGAAGCAGCgcaggggaggagaaaaagcGCGGGCCCGCTTTCGGGCCCCGGCGCCTGGTTTTCTAGTCCGGTCGGGCCTCTTGCATTCGAGCGGGTTATTGTGTCCCGGACCGGGAGTGAGTCCCGGTCTTCAGATGGTCTCCCAGCCCAGGTTACGTTCCATTCTTCTCCGCCCGAGCACGCGGGAGGCGCCAGCCTCCACCCCAGCaaaccgacccccccccccctcagacTACCCCCTCGGCCTCTCCCTCCGTCCCCCGGCAGTTCGCTTCCCCGGGGCGCCCTGGCTGGGTCCCGGGCGGTGGCGTTTTAGAGCCAGTGATCCCGCCGCCGAGAGGggccaggggggtggggaggacacgCTCTCTTCCCACCGTTGCAGTTGTTAATTTTAAGGGAGTGTCACTTAGAGTGAATGAAAATACCCTGGACGCGTGGCCGGACGTGTCGAGTCCCCCGCCGGAACCCAGCGCCCTTTGGTCTAGGCCGTGTAGGACTGCAGAACGAACCACATCTCAGCCCGGTCCCCCTCATTTCACCATTttccaggcgccccagcttagGGGCGGGGATCGCAGGGtcagggggttggggggcacaCACACAacttgggggggcggggagggttaACTGCAGAGGTTAACAGAGAGGAGGATACATCCTCCAGGGTCAGGGTCTGTTTGGGAAGAGTGAGGTCGCGTCCTAGTTTAGGGGGCCCGGCACCCGGTGTGGGGGCAGCCGCGTTagcctctccccctcctcctcttcccctctccgcAAACACCCTGAAGGAATGAGGTCACGTGGGTGAGTAGTGGGCGGGACCTACTCTtgtctggaggaaaaaaagccaTTTTGTACCCCCCCAGCCCCggtacctcccctcccccctccgtcccctcccctcc of the Neofelis nebulosa isolate mNeoNeb1 chromosome 16, mNeoNeb1.pri, whole genome shotgun sequence genome contains:
- the PSMB3 gene encoding proteasome subunit beta type-3, giving the protein MSIMSYNGGAVMAMKGKNCVAIAADRRFGIQAQMVTTDFQKIFPMGDRLYIGLAGLATDVQTVAQRLKFRLNLYELKEGRQIKPYTLMSMVANLLYEKRFGPYYTEPVIAGLDPKTFKPFICSLDLIGCPMVTDDFVVSGTCSEQMYGMCESLWEPNMDPEHLFETISQAMLNAVDRDAVSGMGVIVHVIEKDRITTRTLKARMD